The DNA sequence CACTCACAAGGACCTTCCTTCATGGTCCTGCGATTTCGATCATAGTCAGACGAAACTACCTCTATGAAGATGCATTTGACAAACTGTCACCAGAAAATGGTAAATCTAGCTAATAAGTTATTCTGTATGGAAGTAGCAGTATTgaaagggaaaatattttaattaagccATACTTTATGTTTTCAAACATtccaaagtatatatttttaaaattttgtttcctaaTTAGTGTATCCAATCATGAAATCGTGTACAAATTGATGAAAGTTTGTAATTTAGATGATATTGCTTGGTACAGAGCCGGAACTGCAGCTAGCCATGAGAGTGCAGCTGGTGAACACCATGGGGCTGGACGAGGCGGGAGTAGATGGAGGTGGAGTGTTCAGGGAGTTCCTGTCGGAGCTACTCAAGACCGCCTTCGATCCCAACCGGGGTTTCTTCCGACTCACCAAGGACAACCTGCTGTATCCAAACCCTCATGTACATCTACTGCACCAGAACTTCCTCAACCATTACTACTTCATCGGGCGGATGCTCGGCAAGGTTGGGATAATGGAGCTTTGTTATTGTGTATGGactagaaatgtaaataattcaagcatttacaaacaaaatttttatataaagcacactaatattttgaaattctaaagAAGTGTACTAAGTACAGGTTTAGTTTAGTCTTCTTGTAGTACAATGATTTCAAATTCAGTGTGGTAgtgtattatttttgaatattttaaagttatttgctTAGGTATCCCGAGTGTACATATGAATACAAAGattgtctaattttttttttaaagcgtaTTAAGACTAAAATTTATTGGTATGAAATCAGTTAATTCTTTGAAATTTGAGAGAGCATGTTGGGAAACTTTAGCATTCTAGTACTTGGGATTTGTGATTTTAGAAACTAACATTTGATGGAaacgtattttaatttacaataatataactgtataaTGACGGTGATGACATTTCTTGTAGGCTCTGTACGAGAACTTGCTGGTGGAGTTACCACTGGCAGAATTTTTCATGTCCAAGGTGATTGGGAGACACTCGGATGTGGACATGCACCACCTGGCGTCTCTGATCCCGTCATGTATCGGAACCTGCTGTACCTCAAGAACTACGAGGGAGATGTCACTGAACTGGGCCTGGATTTCACTGTTGTCCATGACGAACTGGGTGAAACTAAGGTATGCTTTTACCTCACAAACTTTGATCAGGAAtgtgtaaatcaaaattatatcCAATTTGAACTTACATTGATTGACAAGATcaacaaaacaacaaagaaaatcattataataTGTTTGACTAACCATGGATTTCAACACATTTACCGTTGAGTACAATTCCTGATACAGAAGCCAAGTAAAGACTGTAGCTTATAATGAATAAGAAAGCGTAGAGTTTTTAGGTAAGATGCTCTTGtcataaaaatattgcataaactCTTGTTTTTTCTCGGATGAATACAGTATAATTTTTCACATGTTTTAGCTCTAACATAAGGTACAGCTTTTACTATTTCCTCTTGCGATACAAACGTTTTGTAAATCACGCTTTAcacattaaaaacacaattaactAGATTTTTATTCTCAGTTTGTATAAGCAATCCTTATCACATTGACTGAGACAGACGCCTAACTGCACAGAATAGTAGGGAGAGTAATAGGTCTTACTCAGTATAGAGCGACAGCGAAGGTTTTACACAATTCCTTTATTTCAAGTGATCTTCAACTTACACTGATTTTCAGGGTAAACccattataacaatataatctcTCTTGTCTCATATTAACCTGACTGTCAAACATGAAATAGCTCTTGCCATTtactacaatataatattataaaaatgaattgtgtGCTGAGGTCAATTTATACAGTTCATTTAATTTGGATGTGGGTTCAATGAAATTGTTCATATATTctgaatagttttcttttatatgctttgttataaattattataattttgtacacaagTTTAGAACagatttactaaaatttgaaataGTTCACGATGAGTTTGTGTGCATTAAtctttatgttgttttaaatgcTCACATTTAACAGCTGATTTAgtctaaaacaacattttttaattcaatttgccCAGCTTTATATGAGACAAGGTCGCGTTGATATGGGATGTTTCATGtgataattttaagaaatgttatattatgttacttCTAGTGTTCGTTTTCCAGACTCTTCAAAAACAAGAACTACGAATCCAGAGTGCTgagttgatttaaaattaataattcagatATCTTTGAGaaacatttcaaaatgaaattatactcATAGTGTTGAGCAAGTGCTTTATTAATAAatgtctttatataaaatatttaactcccatTAGGCAGAgtacttaaattgttttaaagtaacattGTGTGTtccaaaatagtttattggagctCAAAGACATGGCACAAAAGTTTGTCAGGATTGTTGCATCAACTGAAAAAACACAATCGGTTCCAGTTGGGTGGGCTCCTCCCAATACTGTAACTATTAGATACTTCAATTCAAATTCTACTGCATTACTAAGAATTTGAATTACACAGGTGTTTTAAAAAGAGGCTGACATATTCTTTTATACTTCATGACATATTTAGGCAACAAAAACATTACtgtttgataaatatttgaacacttttatacttcatattaaaatcaaaacactgTTTTTGATGTACTGTTACAAgcaatatacaaaatgtaaagggCCTTAGCAATAAAAAATCATTGGTTAGAGGCAATAATGACTAAAAAGCCCGTTGCGTGGAGGAGGGGTTTAAGTATAAAAGGGGGGCACTAACACTGCCCAGCTGCGGGAGCATAGATTTAGATTGCTCACATAGATACAAATGTGGAAATCAAGCAGGATGTGGTTGTGGGAGGGGCCTCTTTCCTGTAAACATGATGTTACTTACCCTACAGTCAAAACTGCAAAGGTCTATACAGTTGTAAAATACAACCATATTCACTATTCAGTTAAGTACAGTATTAGACAAGTGCATTGTAATGGAATTTTAGCTCAGATAAATTATGTGGATGGTTGTGTtatctttcaaaattttgaatcattcaaaacatattttaaattaagacattgtattttttacttgAAGATTAATGCAAATATCAAGGGACCAGAAAATATATTTGACTCTATTCCAAGGTTTTTgtggtatgtttttttttataagtttgaatTATCCCAGTTCCACTGaatcaacacattttattttatttagctgCGCAACTTAGTCTGTAAAGCTACGATACCCTGTTTGGGCGGGGTAGATGGAGTTGAACAAACCGATTATGGAATTCAAATCATTCCCGTGACTTCAGCAAACAGGGATAGAGTACATACATCTTTGTTgctggagggggggggggggactacAAACTGAACAAACAGATCAAAATGCATTTCTTTTTGTTTGCTCAGCATTTCAAAACAGGTAATTTGATATTGTTTGCAATATACGTAGTTGTACTTTGAAGCTCTTAACATTAACTAAAACTTTAACGAAAGAAGAATGGAGTTAGCGAGAAGTGGAAAATTAAAGGAGTTTGTGAGCTAAAACTCTAATACAATAAAGAATCTGTAATTGGGGTTATCAAaacaagaacaataaattaaagggtgaaaataatttaaacttgtttcatTGTAGTTGTTTGAATTATGATGAGGGTGCTTGGGTTTTATCGACTCTAGACGTCGATGTGTAGATAATTGGTCCTACAGTTGGGATGGGATGGAATGGGCCGTGGACTGAGTgtcgggggggggggaggaggggaGGTCGGGTGAGGGGGGGTGGAGGCAGAGAGGGGGCGGGGGGGGGAGGAGAGGGGGTGCGGGTGAGGATGGGGGTGAGAGACGAGGGGGCAaggggtgaggggggggggtagggggggggagggggggattGGGGTAGAGGGGCGGACGGGGGCGGGGCGGGGGGGGACGGAGGGGGGGGACCCGGGGGGGGAAGGgcggggggggggcgggggggggcggggggaaaatgaaaaggggggggggggtggaacaCCTACCCTCTTTCTATGCAGCTCTGTTGGTCCAACTTGTCCCATCTAGTTCAGTGTGAATTTGAGCTTCAGAAGCGAAATCAccctattttattaattactggtGTTATGATATGACCTAGATTCTTTACAAGTGTGCATTTTATTACAAAGCCTTTTGTGTGATATAGATATTATAGTTATACTTCACGAGATTATGAGGAATCAAaccggtttttaaaaaaatactcctGCTGATGATATTCATGTCCTCACACCCAAATTCTCTGTTAGTTACTGGAAATCTTGTCATGTTGCAAAATGGGTTACTGGAATCTGTGTGTTAGCGCAGTTTCCTATAGAGACATTTTGTATTTACCTcagtgatttaaattaaacaaaatattaataatttatttaaatgtcacTGAGttgtatctaaattttaaaattttgtctattGAAGATTAACTGATAAACCCACCGGGGTTCCAGGAAATCCAGGTTAGTAAAAATCTGTGGACAGGATTTATTTTAGTCACTGATGCGGGGTGGGACTGGGGAATAGGGTGTGTGAGGCAAGAAAGGAAGGGAAAGAAAGGGTAGAATAAGAAGAAAGAAAGGGGGGAAGAAGCGGGGAAAGGGGAGAAACTGTTAATGATTTTGTCACctaatgagaaataaaaaaaaaaaaaaaaaaaaaagaaaaaaaaaaaaacaaaaaataaaaaaaaaaaaaaaaaaaaaaaaaaaaaaaagaaaaaaaataaaaaaaaaaaaaaaaaaaaaaaaaaatagaaaaaaaaaataaaaaaaaaaaaaaaaaaaaaaaacttaaccttTTGAAAGTAAAGTTATTGGATATTTCCAGCATTTAGGCTGTTATGGAGggcaaaaatatatacaaatactataattatagtttattagaccaaaaaagtaatttttcttgagtggtaatatttattttgatgtgagtTTTTATTATTAGTCAGCTTGAAATTTATGCTTAAAAATTCGTTTTATTGGTCTGCTATTCATTATTGTGTATttctataactttataatatatggttatttaaaatagaatgtaATCTTGATCAAGATTTTATCCTTGTGCAGGGGGTCTAGGCCCTCAAACTGTAGTTTCACTGGAGTGGCTCTCCAGAATGTTTTCAGCCAGCAAGGCGAAGTGAGGAGAGAGGAGGGGGGGTGGGCAGGGGGGTGGGTTGGGGGGGCGGCGGCGTAGGGGCTGCGGTGGGAACAGGGGGGGAGGGGGTGTGGGGGCGGTGGAGTCCGGAGGGGCGGGGGTGGGCGGGGACGGgatggttgggggggggggggggggggagcgggGGGGACTGGGGTGGAGGCGGGGGTATGTAGGGGGTAGGGTGGTGGGAGGAGTTCCAGGTACTCATTCTCTGGGGTCCCCCAGAGATTCCAGTTGTTGTTCACGGATCTAAGCTACACAAAACGAAATACAAAGTTTTGCAGGTGGTTGCGGTAGCAGGGTGTGTGAATTTTCAGGCATTTAATTAATGAATGAGTTTCAgattgttaaaaagtttttattttaaaaacccaaaaaaaaacaaaaaaaaaaaaaaaaaaaaaaaaaagaaaaaaaacaaaaaaaaatttcactgtTCACCATATTTGTTGAATTACAATGTCTTCTACAgtaaaactaattgaaattttattcttgCAAACTACTGAATGAAGGGGAATGTCCTTTTTTCAATCAGGTTTGtatctttttttttctttaaaactacgGGCAATTTTTGATCTCTTATACTATGTTTACtaagaaaatacaaagttttcGTACCCAAAATTTTGTATAATCTTTCCCAAAGTTATTTTGGCAAAAATTTATGGAATCCTTTCTAAAGGGGGGAGGAAGGAAatggacaaaaaataaatttaattctctaTTAGGatttcaaataatagttttacatgttttaataatgcCAACAAATTagcttactaattttaaattctgtaaataagTGATTCTTAATCCTAAATTTTCTGATGAGgtttgttttaatcttttaactaaataataactttattaggTTGTGGAACAACTCATCCTTCACAGATGGTAATATTAGGACCCGAAGTAGATCTTTTCACTCCACAAGTTTTTCAAAAAGGAAACTTCTTTCCTTATTGTGGTGGAGTTTATGCATGCTTTCCAGGGAAACTCTTGAATTGCTCAGGGCTCCTTGGGACACCCTCCGCCTCCCCGTCCGTAGGTACTGGTTGTATGATTCTTAACGGTTGAATGTCGGTAAGACAGGTTCTGTGTCTCTACTCTCGGTATACAATAGTCTACTTGGCAGAACGAATAGCTACCCCCGTAAGTCCCGACgctttctataaaattatttaaagcatatttttaacATCGTTTGCTCGCCTGGAAGTGTAAAATAGAGATAATAATTAAGAATGGTCATGCTGCTTCCCCATACTCCACTTTAATGGTTTACAATCAGTTAAGGGGGGGTCATGTATCCAAACTCATGTCCGTCGTGCACGATATCCGATGTGCCACTCAATGGCTTTcaagttttctaaaatattaaggGTTTATACTTAGGTGGGTCAACTGGTCACAGGGGAGATTCCAGAGCAATGAGCTTTACAGACTACAGGGCCTGCTAGGAGTGCGTATGAGCTACCTCTTTGCCACTTCTGCAGTGAAAACGGCCCCCCAGACCAAGCTGTGTAGTGAGGGTGAGGTTGAAAGTACGAGCTTGGGGTGACTCTCAGTTCTCTGATATGGTGAGCAACAATACTTAGAGTTCTTCAACATACTGTGAGCCCTGGGGTAACAGCTATCCGCACCAATGCCCCCCCCCTTGAACCGCAGAGGGGGGGGAGGAAGTTGTATTGTGTTGCCAATTGCAAATCAGATACGTCACTGACTCACGTGATCCTCAATTTGTGAAACTGCAGTTGACCTTCCGGTAGTGGCTCTCACAGTGTCGTGCatactaattgtattatttattgaatatcaatcaatcaatcaatattttttattgggccataaaatttttaaagatcattgacaaagtcttATTACGCTTTCATTGATGAAGATAGCCAAGTCTgttataaaattagattaaatttatattcttaaaccCTTTGAACACCAGacccaaaatattgatggtggaaaaaaaaaaaacgttaccAAAATCATTGTTGACCTAGAAAAAAACACTACCGAAGATCCACCGGAGCAGAGAAACAGCTGTTTTTGCATActgtgttggtttttttttttttgtaaaaaaaaattaataccttttgctatttttaaatgcGCAGTATTGTCTTGGGTATTTACACTCcaaaaatgtccagaatgaaaaattgtatacacagaaaaaagattagtctgaagggtattaaataataaaaaagaaaataaaaaaaaaaaaaaaaaatgggtttaaactgcattaaaatactttttaacccttaaagcgctaatctaaaattctgttttttcaaacgctaagaaatacaaaaaaaattatttttttttaaatttcccaatgcctctccttatattttttttttgtttcatataccttggtattacgcttttttttttataagaaaaaaataataaacatgtaatttttcatatttttgtaaaaattttatacgcacgaattattaaaatttattattttgaaattttgaataatggGAACTGCATTGCAAGGGAGTGGAGGCGGTGGTGCGGGGGATAGAATGTATCATAGcaaacactatttgacagattacatctACATttataaaccccccccccaaggTTATTTATAattgagtaaattgtaactgaagttctctgtatatttaaaagtacataaaataaaatagttcagtataagattttgaaaggtaaatatttaatttgtggtgaaaaattacaacacaaattatttaTAGATAGGCCCTACAAGGGGGGGACATGAAGAAAcaaatattgttactttaaaaaaccttttatttatttagaataattacacTGGAACTGGTATGGTGAAActggttttaataaattttaccaaaacaaataaattgaaaaatatgacACATTATATAACCCCCCAAAAAATGCGTATTTTGGGGTCAAAACTTTGGATTTCATCTGGATTAAAGcccattattaacaaaataaatgttatataaaatgttatagtaaaatacaattttttaaataagaattttggtataagattttaaattgtatataaaattttcaacggactgattcaaaacaactttgtttaaatataaacccCAAAAACATACGCCAACACCAACACCGTAGTTAAACAGTGAAATTTTTGAAACGCAGAACGGAAGAGGTTCTGTAGGGGCGGTTTTGCCGTCGTCACAGGAATACAAAAACATGGCGGCGATTTTGCTTTTTCAAAACCCCCGAGTAGAGAGATTACCGTTAACAATGTCCACCAACGGTGACCCCCATAAGCGTTTTTTTGTCTGAGTCCCGACATTCGAATGGAACatcgattatttttttttttttattttttgtttttgctttctTTCTGCTTCtcttttgggaaaaaagttttttatacaacTAATTTCCCCTTCGCCCATTTATAAGTGAAAGCTTTTGCACGTTTGTAGACGTAATCCAGCGGTGTGGGTTTGGTGGTGTTTAAAGGGGCATCCGCGGAGGGGGCAGTTCCGCGTCTTTAGGCGGGCTAGCCGCTGTTTTTTAGTTGTCTGTGGATTTGGGAAggaggtgttttttttttttttttttttttttttttttttttgttaaaaatatatgtattatagcgattttaggcaaaaaaattgattttttaaaaagtttttttttaattaaaaaaaaaaaaaataagaaagaaatatttttaccatggggCCACccatcattttatttttctaaaaaatttttagttttgttgtgTTAAGTTACGGTAAACATAAACCACAATACTCAAATACAGCCCAGGGGGGGGGCAATTTaaagggggaattttttaaaattttaaaatgtttttttttttaaatttggggaagAAAAAACCTCCGTTCGTCTATTCCATTGTagcaatatcattttaaaatgtaatgtgttaTTTTCCTAACAgacataagtaatatttattcaaaaaatttatttttttttttaattttgttacttttggaCCTGAAGGTCGGTAACATTGGgttgttgtaaaaaaaacccCATAATGGTTGTCACCCTCAAGGCAATAACAGAATGGACTTTCACGCTGTTTTTGGTGTTTTgctcaatctatttaaaaaattttaataagatgCAGCACTTTTTTTTCCAGTAGTAGAGTGTTTTATTACTGTTAGgctttttttttattacttaattggAGGGTTTTTGGGGAAAGTTATATTTCATAAGATTCAAAAAGATACAGGTTTATTATGGtctgaatttttttacaaaataggtgAAAAAGAGGTCTCAATGTTCAAGTAGCGGGGCCCTGTGAACGTAGTAAGTTAGTTAAAAATTCccttatagatttttttttgaaggataagaCATGTTCTTAATTTTACTTGCAATTGCCCAACACTACTAGTTCCCATACCTTATTTATTggattgaaaaaaggcaaaataagccGTTCtcacataatttgtattaacaatagagTATAAGCCACCTGAAGAAGATATATCACCCTTTAGATAACTTAGGtttgaaagataattaaatggGCATcccaatttaatttttctgtcaaTAATGATTCCTAAGAAATTTAGCATGATTTTTGATAGGATTGCTTTGAGAGTTTACAGATTTTCACTATACTTTGGGAACAGGTattattttgggggtttttagatacatttagatGGAGGAGGaaaaccattgtttttttttttaaaccagcTTGAAGGCTTTCCCAAAATTTATAGAGTGGTATTTTTGTGTTAGACTTCAGTGTTTAAAGTTCCTCAATGCTATTTTgcctgttattttaaaaaatggggTTTGGAGGAAATCTGCATACAAGATTGTTGTCGGTGGCAGAGGACATGACAACGGCAGCGGGGGCCCTCATTAATACAGACAAAAGAATAACAAAGGACCTTTTAGTATGGATCCCTGGAGGACGCCATATGTGACATTTACTTCCATGAAGACCAGTTACCATCGTTAAATAAACCTTTTGCCCCTTTTCCCCTCAATTGCTTAAATAGGATATTTTAGAAATGAGAGCGTGGGGTACAACTGCCCAACCCAAATAGTATGATAATTTCATGGTAAGATCATTGATATCAATACAATCAAAAAGCCCTGCTCAGGTCacataaaagtgtatttaaagtAACTAATTTGTCTAGGGCTTGAAAGGTAGattttatttttcccttttaaaaaccGAATTCgcatttaagaattttttagaaaggggtttttttggggtttcaaaataattagaaatttgcTTATAAATCGCCCAAGGCCCCGACAGGATCGCAGGCCCAACTCAGACACAGGATCAGGCACTGCCGGCGCAAAGGAATGTTCACGTAGTTTACAACAAACTCCGGAAACTATAGATATGGAGGTGGCGGTAACTTCGgggtttattttttgaaaaacccaTCTTAAACACTGGGCCAAActcttgaaaaaattttttaaaggggtttctTCTGGGAATAATAGCTCGCTCATTTTTAAAAGGTTGAGATTGATTGAAAAACAATATGGTAAGGAGGGACAACATTACCTGGTccttaaattttctttaagacaTTATTGGACATGGTTTGTATTAAGTCAGTACTGTGAGAGAGTttcttaggtttttttaaaacagGATGTGGGGATTTTCGATTTATATCCTCGGTAGTCTGATTATCTGTCCATTTAACAAAGGGGTTTTCTAAGGtggtagtttttaaaatttgttacattttgtaagcATTTTCTTTTGCAGCACAAGGGAGGAATTACCCAAAGCGTCTTTAAAATTTTTCGAGACAgagataatgaaaaaattattttaaagtatttgctTTGGGAAAGACGAGTGTTGCTGTTGATAATTTTCCATCCGCAGCTTTTATAACCCCCCACCctcaccaccaccaccacccccccctccccccccccaccactcCACTCAAGTAATTGCCTCTAGGTTTAGCACCTAATTTTCATTATGTTGATACTTTGCTGAAAAAGCATTTGCCTCTTCTCTGTACGCTTTTGTTTTCAGTGCTAAAAAGTGCTGCCCTTTAAAATCTTATCATATCACTTTTTTTGGGAGTGTACTGTGGtaatacaaaaagattttttggggACGTTCATTTTAGCCAGCTGTTCGTCGGGTTAGTAGCCatgtcattttttttaaattttttttttttttgttatttgtttgaatCGGGAGagggtagggggggggggggggtggggggggggggggggcggatgggggggggggggagggggattTTGGTGCCATCTCCTCaggttctttttaaaaaaaaattattaaattttaaaagtattgttaagCAAGTCCAAATTTTGTTGATATACAGTAGGTGGTGGAAAATCTTAAAGGGGTTTTTATCCTATTTGCGGATGGTTTGATGATTAATTATGACTTTGTCTTCTGTCAATAAGAGACAATTTTTTTGGTGCTATGGTCATTTTTTTTCAGTGTTCAGGTGAAAAATATCACTGGCTGACTATTTTCCTCCATGGGTTTTCATGGTATGATTTTTCCTATAAAGAGAAGCAACATCTATGATCGATGGCTTATCACCATTCAAAGAGTTTGTGGTTTGTTGTTTGTTCTGGTTGTTgtgttctttttgtttttttctttttctttgatttttttgtttgctttgtttttttgtttgtttgttttgttttgttagagAGATACAGCATCCc is a window from the Homalodisca vitripennis isolate AUS2020 unplaced genomic scaffold, UT_GWSS_2.1 ScUCBcl_13611;HRSCAF=23916, whole genome shotgun sequence genome containing:
- the LOC124375122 gene encoding uncharacterized protein LOC124375122 produces the protein MRVQLVNTMGLDEAGVDGGGVFREFLSELLKTAFDPNRGFFRLTKDNLLYPNPHVHLLHQNFLNHYYFIGRMLGKALYENLLVELPLAEFFMSKVIGRHSDVDMHHLASLIPSCIGTCCTSRTTREMSLNWAWISLLSMTNWVKLRWVNWSQGRFQSNELYRLQGLLGVRMSYLFATSAVKTAPQTKLCSEGEDRRPNSDTGSGTAGAKECSRSLQQTPETIDMEVAELDPPFCIQQRRCGGLIAYPLPQRV